In Acidobacteriota bacterium, one genomic interval encodes:
- a CDS encoding DUF1080 domain-containing protein yields MAKKLFAVAVALISLTFLAVTLSAQGWQKLFDGKTMNGWRLMAVHGGNGGVWTVENGALVANQDKDHKGGLIGTEKKYSDYEIELEFMVDDPVDTGLFLRVRDDGMGYQVTIDYHKDGFVGSLYAPAAGGFIQQNKDWPKYFKKGAWNKLRARIEGQPAHVVAWLNGVKTIDFTDNQERYPREGYIGLQVHGGEGAWGENSRARFRNFRIQEIKQ; encoded by the coding sequence ATGGCAAAAAAACTGTTTGCTGTGGCGGTAGCTTTGATTTCTTTGACGTTTCTGGCCGTCACGTTGTCCGCACAAGGCTGGCAAAAACTGTTTGATGGCAAAACTATGAACGGCTGGCGATTGATGGCTGTTCACGGCGGAAACGGCGGCGTTTGGACGGTGGAAAACGGCGCGCTGGTCGCCAATCAGGATAAAGACCACAAGGGCGGTTTGATCGGAACCGAAAAGAAATATTCCGATTACGAAATCGAACTGGAATTTATGGTGGATGACCCTGTGGATACAGGATTGTTTTTGCGCGTGCGCGATGACGGAATGGGTTATCAGGTGACGATTGATTATCACAAAGACGGTTTTGTCGGCAGTTTGTATGCTCCGGCGGCGGGTGGATTCATTCAGCAGAACAAAGACTGGCCGAAATACTTCAAAAAAGGCGCCTGGAACAAACTGCGTGCCCGCATTGAAGGGCAACCCGCGCACGTCGTAGCGTGGCTGAACGGCGTGAAGACGATTGATTTCACAGACAATCAGGAACGGTATCCGCGCGAAGGGTACATCGGTTTGCAGGTTCACGGCGGCGAAGGCGCGTGGGGCGAAAACAGCCGTGCGCGGTTTCGCAACTTTCGGATTCAGGAAATCAAACAGTAA
- a CDS encoding sulfatase: MARKIVLLVLALWFVALRVGGEEAQAVQRSKPRLPNVVLFFIDDLGYADVGVFNQNKAAMGYSTPNIDRLAAEGIRLTDFYVPQAVCSASRAALLTGCYSNRVGISGALDHKANYGINANETTLAEVFKSPKAGGYATAIYGKWHLGHLPQFMPTRHGFDEYFGLPYSNDMWPNHPVNKNYYPPLPLIENDKVIQLMPDQSQLTTWYTEHAISFIERNKDNPFFLYVPHNMPHVPLFVSDKFKGKTKRGLFGDVVEEIDWSVGQVLATLKRLKLDQNTLVIFTSDNGPWLSYGNHAGSAKPLREGKGTEMDGGVREPFIARWPGKIPAGTVSHEPVMTIDLLPTLAKLIGAEVPKDRIIDGLDIWPILSGKKVKSPHDALYFYWGKELQAVRAGKWKLHLPHTYRFIETPGADGKPGKDTYPKIELSLFNLETDIGETKNLADKYPEVVKQLMVFVERAREDLGDSLTKRDGKNVRPAGK; the protein is encoded by the coding sequence ATGGCACGAAAAATTGTCCTGTTGGTTTTGGCGCTGTGGTTCGTTGCGCTGAGAGTGGGCGGGGAAGAAGCGCAGGCTGTTCAGCGCAGCAAGCCCCGGTTGCCGAATGTTGTGCTGTTTTTTATTGATGATCTGGGCTATGCCGATGTCGGGGTTTTCAATCAAAACAAAGCGGCGATGGGGTATTCGACGCCCAACATTGATCGCTTGGCCGCGGAGGGAATTCGGCTGACCGACTTTTACGTTCCGCAAGCCGTTTGCTCAGCTTCGCGCGCGGCGCTGCTGACCGGTTGTTATTCCAATCGTGTTGGCATTTCGGGCGCATTGGATCACAAAGCCAATTACGGCATTAACGCGAACGAAACCACGCTTGCCGAAGTGTTCAAATCGCCCAAAGCTGGTGGGTATGCCACGGCGATTTACGGCAAATGGCATTTGGGGCATCTGCCGCAGTTTATGCCAACGCGGCATGGATTCGATGAATACTTTGGTTTGCCGTATTCCAACGATATGTGGCCGAACCATCCGGTCAACAAAAACTACTACCCGCCGCTGCCGTTGATCGAAAACGACAAAGTCATTCAGTTGATGCCCGACCAATCGCAATTGACCACCTGGTACACGGAACACGCCATCAGCTTTATCGAACGCAACAAAGACAACCCCTTTTTTCTATATGTTCCGCACAATATGCCGCACGTGCCGCTGTTTGTTTCTGACAAGTTCAAAGGCAAAACCAAACGCGGGTTGTTCGGCGACGTCGTCGAAGAAATTGACTGGTCGGTCGGCCAAGTGTTGGCGACCTTGAAACGATTGAAGCTCGATCAAAATACCTTGGTGATTTTCACTTCAGATAATGGCCCATGGCTCAGTTACGGAAATCACGCTGGTTCGGCCAAACCCTTGCGCGAAGGCAAAGGCACAGAAATGGATGGCGGCGTGCGCGAACCGTTCATCGCGCGCTGGCCGGGAAAGATTCCCGCCGGAACTGTCAGCCACGAACCGGTAATGACAATTGATTTGTTGCCGACCCTGGCGAAGCTGATCGGCGCGGAAGTCCCAAAAGATCGCATCATTGACGGATTGGACATCTGGCCGATTCTTTCGGGCAAGAAAGTCAAAAGTCCGCACGACGCGTTGTATTTTTACTGGGGGAAAGAACTGCAGGCGGTTCGCGCCGGAAAGTGGAAGCTGCATTTGCCGCACACGTACCGGTTCATTGAAACGCCCGGCGCGGACGGCAAACCCGGCAAAGACACGTATCCGAAGATTGAATTGTCTTTGTTCAACCTGGAAACCGACATCGGCGAAACGAAGAATCTGGCGGACAAGTATCCTGAAGTCGTCAAACAGTTGATGGTGTTTGTCGAACGCGCTCGCGAAGATTTGGGTGATTCGTTGACCAAGCGCGATGGCAAAAATGTTCGTCCGGCGGGCAAATAA